Part of the Deinococcus fonticola genome is shown below.
TCATCGCCTCACCGCCATTGATGGCAATGTTGGTGAGGTCTGTCCCCAAGGCTTTTTTCAGATACGATTCGAGGCCCATCTTGTAACTGTCGGCCGAATAGCTCGTTCCGGCCAGATAAACGGGGAATTCGTCGTCGCTCAGCAGATCGCCCCCTGAAACCAACTCTGCTTTAACTGTCGGGTAAGGCTCGACCAGCGGTTGCCATTTGGTATTTGGGCAGTCCAGTTTGACCCTTACATCCCATCCAAACCCGTTGCGCTGGGTGACCGGGCCAGGAACGAGCTTAAATTCTTTCGTTGAAATTTGCTCCTTGAGCGAGGGTAATTTTGCAGCCAGCGTTGTCGCCACAGCTTTGGCCGCCACTTCTGCCCCTTCTGGTCGCCAGTGTCCATCTTGCAGGAAGAACAATTGCTTTTTCGGATTGCGTGTCAGCTCCGTGTTGGCAGCACTCATGAAGTCGGCAGCAGTTACACCATAGGAGGCAAGATTGGCGATAGAGCTTTGATAAGCGTCCAACG
Proteins encoded:
- a CDS encoding alginate O-acetyltransferase AlgX-related protein, with translation MSAVQVETGRHDIPKASGDYFRRFVTALKQRGTELIVIPVPRSGFTFSGTLDASEIEGSVFAKGNHPDFKKQALDAYQSSIANLASYGVTAADFMSAANTELTRNPKKQLFFLQDGHWRPEGAEVAAKAVATTLAAKLPSLKEQISTKEFKLVPGPVTQRNGFGWDVRVKLDCPNTKWQPLVEPYPTVKAELVSGGDLLSDDEFPVYLAGTSYSADSYKMGLESYLKKALGTDLTNIAINGGEAMSSMLDFYTFNGD